In Tenebrio molitor chromosome 6, icTenMoli1.1, whole genome shotgun sequence, one genomic interval encodes:
- the Noa36 gene encoding zinc finger protein 330 homolog, whose product MPKKKTGQRKKAEKQKLRQKEIRTAKDNVSLAQHPCNLAMECEKCHRKQKSRAFCYFCQSIQRLPICAQCGKIKCMLKTGDCVVKHPGVYTTGTGMVGAICDFCEAWICHGRKCLQTHACTCPLQDAICIECERGVWDHGGRLFKCSFCDSFLCEDDQFEHQASCQVLESENYKCQSCNKLGQYSCLRCKTCYCEDHVRRKGFKYDKNKAIPCPKCGYETSQTKDLSMSTRSHKFGRQGQTYYDGDDDDDKETAGYGDYEENDSEEEDDDDDDDDDDDEEYEGTSEEESGNEEKQ is encoded by the exons ATGCCCAAAAAGAAAACAGGACAGAGGAAAAAAGCCGAAAAGCAAAAGCTACGGCAGAAGGAAATACGAACGGCAAAAGATAATGTATCTTTGGCTCAACATCCCTGCAATTTAGCAATGGAATGTGAGAAATGCCATCG GAAGCAGAAAAGTAGAGCGTTTTGTTATTTCTGCCAAAGTATTCAGAGATTGCCAATTTGCGCTCAATGTGGAAAGATCAAGTGCATGTTGAAGACTGGAGATTGTGTTGTAAAGCACCCAGGAGTTTACACTACTGGGACAGGGATGGTG GGTGCTATTTGCGATTTCTGCGAAGCGTGGATCTGCCACGGCCGCAAGTGTCTGCAGACCCACGCCTGTACCTGTCCCCTTCAAGACGCCATCTGTATTGAATGCGAACGAGGTGTGTGGGACCATGGCGGCCGCCTCTTCAAATGTTCCTTCTGCGATAGCTTCTTGTGCGAGGACGATCAATTCGAGCATCAAGCGTCCTGTCAAGTACTCGAATCGGAAAACTACAAGTGCCAATCGTGCAACAAACTGGGACAGTATTCATGCTTGAGGTGTAAAACTTGCTACTGTGAAGATCACGTGCGCCGGAAAGGCTTCAAATATGACAAAAATAAAGCCATTCCGTGCCCAAAATGCGGTTATGAGACTTCACAGACCAAGGATCTTAGCATGTCGA CAAGGAGTCACAAATTTGGCAGACAAGGGCAAACTTATTATGACGGTGACGATGATGACGATAAAGAAACTGCCGGATATGGAGattatgaagaaaatgatTCCGAAGAAGAGGATGACgatgacgacgacgacgatgaTGACGATGAAGAATATGAAGGGACAAGCGAAGAAGAATCAGgaaatgaagaaaaacaataa